One Candidatus Delongbacteria bacterium genomic window carries:
- a CDS encoding SCO family protein yields MTQRLCHQGSGWTLLSLLPLLLLLGAAPPAPPTKEAATPPHACCAAAPPTASRNALPETSLYRMQSVWQDQNGHEMHLSDLAGEVRVVAMIFTHCQYACPRILQQLRELEQSTMTARPGFVLISFDSARDDPATLKAYARAQGLDPAHWTLLHGQPEDVRALSVVLDVPYQKDAAGNFSHASVISVLDSEGRVMKQMRELGGDLDPCREAILTAGTH; encoded by the coding sequence ATGACCCAACGCCTTTGTCACCAAGGGTCCGGGTGGACCCTGTTGTCGCTGTTGCCACTGCTGTTGCTGCTGGGTGCGGCCCCGCCGGCACCGCCGACCAAGGAAGCCGCGACTCCGCCACACGCCTGCTGCGCGGCGGCCCCCCCGACCGCCAGCCGGAACGCCCTGCCCGAAACCTCACTCTACCGGATGCAGTCCGTGTGGCAGGATCAGAACGGTCACGAGATGCACTTGAGCGATCTGGCCGGCGAGGTGCGGGTCGTGGCCATGATCTTCACCCATTGCCAGTACGCCTGCCCGCGGATCCTGCAGCAGCTGCGGGAACTGGAGCAGAGCACAATGACGGCACGCCCGGGATTCGTGCTCATCAGCTTCGACAGCGCGCGCGATGATCCGGCCACACTCAAGGCCTATGCTCGGGCGCAGGGACTGGATCCTGCCCATTGGACACTGCTGCATGGCCAGCCGGAAGACGTGCGCGCACTGTCGGTTGTGCTCGATGTGCCGTACCAGAAAGATGCGGCGGGCAACTTTTCCCACGCCAGCGTGATCAGTGTGCTGGATTCCGAAGGACGGGTCATGAAGCAGATGCGTGAACTGGGTGGGGATCTGGACCCTTGCCGCGAGGCGATCCTGACAGCCGGCACTCACTGA
- a CDS encoding formylglycine-generating enzyme family protein, whose product MKRLVISLILGLALSAAAATRAADMVRIPSGSYLPLYVGGEEDPACHVNAFDLDRFPVTHAQFLEFVEARPEWRRSRVPALFAGPGYLALWSGDLQLGPDSLELRNSPVTQISWFAARAYSEWRGKRLPTTAEWEYAAGAGNGHPDPGVSQRILDWYGHPTHLPLPSIGSTAADARGVWDLHGLVWEWVEDFNSALITGESRADGDVDRRFFCAGGAQQATDRNDYAAFMRYAFRSGLSGKDCVSSLGFRCARDPLSPTSADTK is encoded by the coding sequence ATGAAACGGCTTGTCATCAGCCTGATTCTGGGTCTGGCCCTGTCCGCCGCCGCTGCCACGCGTGCGGCGGACATGGTCCGCATTCCGAGCGGATCCTACCTGCCGCTGTACGTCGGTGGGGAAGAGGATCCCGCTTGCCATGTGAACGCCTTCGATCTGGATCGCTTTCCCGTGACACACGCGCAGTTTCTGGAATTCGTCGAGGCCCGTCCGGAATGGCGCCGGTCTCGCGTTCCGGCCCTGTTCGCCGGTCCGGGCTATCTGGCCCTCTGGTCCGGGGATCTGCAACTGGGACCCGATTCCCTGGAATTGCGCAACAGTCCCGTGACACAGATCTCCTGGTTCGCGGCCAGAGCCTATTCCGAGTGGCGCGGAAAGCGCCTGCCGACCACGGCGGAGTGGGAGTATGCCGCGGGAGCCGGCAACGGGCACCCGGACCCCGGTGTGAGCCAGCGGATCCTGGACTGGTATGGACACCCGACACATCTGCCATTGCCATCGATCGGCTCGACCGCAGCGGACGCCCGGGGGGTCTGGGATCTGCACGGGCTGGTCTGGGAGTGGGTCGAGGACTTCAATTCTGCCCTGATCACGGGCGAGTCCCGCGCCGATGGGGACGTGGATCGCCGCTTCTTCTGTGCGGGCGGCGCCCAGCAGGCGACGGATCGCAACGACTACGCCGCCTTCATGCGCTACGCCTTCCGCAGTGGGCTCTCGGGCAAGGATTGTGTATCCAGCCTGGGATTCCGCTGCGCCCGGGATCCCCTTTCCCCGACGTCAGCGGATACAAAGTGA
- the nirK gene encoding nitrite reductase, copper-containing — MHTILPCLGAAVLLLLSAGCESGHKGEDGREGWGLSPVERAALSGQEEAVLAHAPDVPPPIARDHPTKVIVHLEVKEFEGKLADGVEYTFWTFGGTVPGPMLRLRQNDEVEFHLSNHPDNKMPHNIDMHAVTGPGGGATSSFTPPGKTSTFTFRVLNPGLFVYHCATAPVGMHIANGMYGLILVEPEEGLPPVDHEYYVMQGEFYTAGTFGQPGLQPFDMAKALHEDPDYVVFNGAVGALNDEHALRARTGETVRLYVGNGGPNLVSSFHVIGEIFDLVHTMGGTVADQHDVQTTLVPPGGAAQVEFKVDVPGTFLLVDHAIFRAFNKGALGMLKVEGDEDPQIYSGLQSEEVYLPEGGALQKLTAESSPVRDHPLSLDERIAEGQRIFVLNCAACHQLDGKGIPGAFPPLAGSDYLQADPMRGVRAILHGLQGPLTVNGQTFNGVMPALNLNDEEISSVLTYVLHSWGNTGGRVEPAQVAAERK, encoded by the coding sequence ATGCACACGATTCTGCCCTGTCTGGGAGCCGCCGTGCTCCTGCTGCTGTCCGCAGGGTGCGAATCCGGCCACAAGGGAGAAGACGGTCGGGAGGGCTGGGGGCTGAGCCCCGTGGAGCGGGCCGCGTTGAGCGGGCAGGAAGAGGCCGTGCTGGCGCACGCCCCCGATGTACCGCCACCGATCGCCCGGGATCATCCGACCAAGGTGATCGTGCATCTTGAAGTGAAGGAGTTCGAAGGCAAGCTGGCTGATGGTGTGGAGTATACGTTCTGGACCTTCGGTGGCACCGTGCCCGGCCCGATGCTGCGGCTGCGCCAGAACGACGAGGTGGAATTCCACCTGAGCAATCACCCCGACAACAAGATGCCCCACAACATCGACATGCACGCCGTGACCGGGCCGGGGGGCGGGGCAACCTCTTCCTTCACCCCCCCGGGAAAGACCTCGACCTTCACCTTTCGGGTGCTGAACCCCGGCCTGTTCGTCTACCACTGCGCCACGGCACCCGTGGGCATGCACATCGCCAACGGAATGTACGGCCTGATCCTTGTGGAGCCCGAGGAAGGCCTGCCGCCCGTGGATCACGAATACTATGTGATGCAGGGAGAGTTCTATACGGCGGGAACGTTCGGTCAACCGGGACTGCAGCCATTCGACATGGCAAAAGCCCTGCACGAGGACCCGGACTACGTCGTCTTCAACGGGGCCGTGGGTGCCCTGAACGATGAGCATGCACTGCGCGCGCGCACGGGTGAGACCGTGCGCCTTTACGTGGGCAACGGCGGACCCAATCTGGTCTCTTCATTCCATGTGATCGGCGAGATCTTTGACCTGGTGCACACCATGGGAGGTACGGTGGCCGACCAGCACGATGTGCAGACCACACTGGTTCCACCCGGTGGAGCGGCCCAAGTCGAATTCAAGGTGGACGTACCGGGTACGTTCCTGCTGGTGGATCACGCCATCTTCCGGGCCTTCAACAAGGGCGCGCTGGGCATGCTCAAGGTGGAGGGCGACGAGGATCCCCAGATCTATTCGGGGCTGCAGTCCGAAGAAGTCTATCTGCCCGAAGGCGGGGCGCTGCAGAAACTCACGGCTGAGAGTTCTCCGGTGCGGGACCATCCCCTGAGCCTGGACGAGCGTATCGCCGAAGGGCAGCGGATCTTCGTTCTGAACTGCGCCGCCTGTCACCAGCTGGATGGCAAGGGAATCCCCGGGGCCTTCCCACCCCTGGCCGGTTCCGATTATCTGCAGGCGGATCCGATGCGCGGTGTCCGGGCGATTCTGCACGGGCTTCAGGGGCCACTGACCGTCAATGGGCAGACATTCAACGGTGTGATGCCGGCCCTGAACCTCAACGACGAAGAGATCTCCAGCGTACTGACCTATGTGCTGCACTCCTGGGGCAACACGGGTGGCCGGGTCGAGCCGGCCCAGGTCGCGGCCGAGCGCAAATGA
- a CDS encoding TetR/AcrR family transcriptional regulator, with product MLEILGEQGIAAVTTRNLAQRVGLTTGALFRHFPTTEAMLCEAVRVARAQVDATFPDPGLPPLRRVLTLARARVALMGGSPGVAWLFRSEQARQSLPEECVDQLQELSIRSRGYLLDALREGVTNGSIRPDIPAEDLLVPVLGTIHALIGMRGIHDSPVNGQGQTTERVLAALELMLSPPSPVAHD from the coding sequence GTGCTTGAGATTCTGGGCGAACAGGGCATCGCCGCCGTGACCACACGGAATCTGGCCCAGCGCGTCGGCCTGACCACCGGAGCGCTGTTCCGCCACTTTCCCACCACGGAAGCCATGCTCTGCGAAGCGGTTCGGGTGGCCAGGGCCCAGGTCGATGCCACGTTTCCCGATCCGGGCCTGCCGCCCCTGCGCAGGGTGCTGACTCTGGCCCGGGCGCGCGTCGCCCTGATGGGCGGCAGTCCCGGTGTGGCCTGGCTCTTCCGCTCCGAACAGGCCCGGCAAAGCCTGCCCGAGGAATGTGTCGACCAGCTGCAGGAGCTCTCGATCCGGTCACGCGGCTACCTGCTGGACGCTCTGCGTGAGGGGGTGACGAACGGCAGCATCCGACCGGACATTCCCGCGGAGGACCTGCTGGTCCCCGTGCTGGGAACCATCCACGCGCTGATCGGAATGCGCGGAATCCACGACTCACCCGTGAATGGGCAGGGTCAGACCACCGAACGGGTTCTGGCGGCCCTCGAACTCATGCTGTCACCGCCCTCGCCCGTGGCTCACGATTGA
- the ric gene encoding iron-sulfur cluster repair di-iron protein produces MTLEQGIKVGVLAAKHPLSTRVFARHQIDFCCGGGQPLDRVCREKGLDPDRILAEITRELEGPTESPTSWLRAPLPDLVSHILNQHHEPLVEELPRLEGMARKVLAVHGEKDPERLEELLTVFIALRQDLEQHMREEETALFPLILAGRAPGMEMLDGMREEHEAVGHMLARLNQLTDGYRVPAAACNTWRALWHGLAALEPSLHEHIHLENNILFPRAIAEAH; encoded by the coding sequence ATGACATTGGAACAAGGAATCAAAGTCGGCGTGCTGGCGGCCAAGCACCCTCTGAGCACACGCGTCTTCGCCCGGCATCAGATCGACTTCTGCTGCGGAGGGGGGCAGCCACTGGACCGTGTCTGCCGGGAGAAGGGACTGGACCCTGACCGGATTCTGGCGGAAATCACCCGGGAGCTGGAGGGCCCGACCGAGTCCCCCACGAGCTGGCTCAGGGCTCCGTTGCCGGATCTGGTCTCGCACATCCTGAACCAGCATCATGAGCCGCTGGTCGAAGAATTGCCCCGCCTGGAAGGCATGGCCCGCAAGGTGCTGGCCGTACACGGGGAAAAGGATCCGGAGCGTCTGGAAGAACTCCTCACGGTATTCATCGCCCTGCGCCAGGACCTGGAACAGCACATGCGCGAGGAAGAGACGGCGCTATTTCCCCTGATCCTGGCCGGCAGAGCACCCGGCATGGAGATGCTGGACGGCATGCGGGAGGAACATGAAGCGGTGGGACACATGCTGGCGAGGCTGAATCAGCTGACCGACGGCTACCGGGTCCCCGCGGCCGCCTGCAACACCTGGCGCGCCCTCTGGCATGGCCTGGCCGCGCTGGAACCGTCGCTGCACGAACACATCCACCTGGAGAACAACATCCTCTTTCCCCGCGCGATCGCCGAGGCTCACTGA
- a CDS encoding transposase: MNFRRTRVPGGLYFFTLVTHDRYPWLESPAAVRRFCSGYRTVRLNHPFETLALVILPDHLHAVWRLPADDHDYPLRWRKIKHSFSRGCLAGRVTQSMTRRREKGVWQRRYWEHLIDDDAATEAIIEYVHFNPVKHGVCRAPEEWPWSTVRRAMAKGWHPPGWGQGMLQRQVPGGVGKDP, translated from the coding sequence TTGAATTTTCGTCGAACGCGTGTTCCAGGGGGTCTCTACTTCTTCACTTTGGTGACACATGACAGATATCCCTGGCTTGAATCACCGGCCGCAGTCCGGAGATTCTGCAGCGGATATCGCACGGTCCGCCTCAATCACCCATTCGAGACACTTGCACTGGTGATCCTGCCTGACCACTTGCATGCGGTCTGGCGACTTCCTGCCGATGATCATGACTATCCGCTCAGGTGGCGAAAAATAAAGCACAGTTTCAGTCGCGGATGCCTTGCCGGGCGGGTGACGCAGTCAATGACACGGCGTCGTGAGAAAGGTGTCTGGCAACGTCGTTACTGGGAGCATCTGATTGACGACGATGCAGCGACCGAAGCGATCATTGAGTATGTGCACTTCAATCCAGTGAAGCATGGAGTGTGTCGAGCGCCGGAGGAGTGGCCCTGGAGCACAGTGCGACGAGCGATGGCCAAAGGCTGGCACCCGCCTGGTTGGGGACAGGGAATGTTGCAGAGACAGGTTCCTGGTGGAGTCGGGAAGGATCCTTGA
- the ychF gene encoding redox-regulated ATPase YchF: MGLSIGIVGLPNVGKSTLFNALTRAQNAESANYPFCTIEPNKAIVPVPDKRADKLAELVRPQRVLYNTIDFCDIAGLVKGASRGEGLGNKFLGNIRETDTILHVVRCFEDDDVVHVDGSVDPVRDVEVIETELILADLQTLESRIQRLTREAKNDKAAAKTLEGLQGLVAHLETGKPAVSWPALREQEELAATVRGLGLMSAKPVIYCANVDEAGLHGDNSMVQSLRDYAAAHGHAVVRVCARAEEELAGVSDEERVELLAAYGVEETGLEQLLSIGFASLGLISYFTAGEKEVRAWTIHKGWKAPMAAGVIHSDFEKGFIRAEVIAFDDYVKHGTESACRSAGCLRVEGRDYEVQDGDVMHFRFNV; encoded by the coding sequence ATGGGCCTCAGCATCGGTATCGTCGGACTGCCCAATGTCGGCAAGTCCACACTGTTCAACGCTCTGACCCGCGCCCAGAATGCGGAATCGGCGAACTATCCCTTCTGCACCATCGAGCCCAACAAGGCCATCGTCCCGGTGCCCGACAAGCGGGCCGACAAGCTGGCCGAACTGGTCAGGCCGCAGCGCGTGCTCTACAACACCATCGACTTCTGCGACATCGCCGGACTGGTCAAGGGTGCCAGCCGCGGGGAAGGTCTGGGCAACAAGTTCCTGGGCAATATCCGCGAGACCGATACCATCCTGCACGTGGTCCGCTGTTTCGAGGACGATGACGTGGTGCACGTGGACGGCAGCGTGGATCCGGTGCGCGACGTGGAAGTCATCGAGACCGAACTGATCCTGGCCGACCTGCAGACTCTGGAATCCCGGATCCAGCGCCTGACCCGGGAAGCGAAGAACGACAAGGCCGCTGCGAAGACCCTCGAGGGCCTGCAGGGGCTGGTGGCCCACCTGGAAACCGGCAAACCCGCCGTGAGCTGGCCCGCGCTGAGGGAGCAGGAGGAACTGGCGGCCACCGTGCGCGGGCTGGGGCTGATGAGCGCCAAGCCCGTGATCTACTGCGCCAATGTGGACGAGGCCGGACTGCACGGCGACAACAGCATGGTGCAGAGTCTGCGCGACTATGCTGCCGCCCATGGCCATGCGGTCGTGCGTGTCTGCGCCCGCGCCGAAGAGGAGTTGGCGGGCGTGAGCGACGAGGAGCGCGTCGAGCTGCTGGCCGCCTACGGGGTGGAGGAGACCGGGCTGGAGCAGCTGCTGAGCATCGGCTTCGCCAGTCTGGGTCTGATCAGCTACTTCACTGCCGGCGAGAAGGAAGTGCGCGCCTGGACCATCCACAAGGGCTGGAAGGCCCCCATGGCCGCGGGTGTGATCCACAGCGATTTCGAGAAGGGCTTCATCCGTGCCGAAGTGATCGCCTTTGATGATTATGTCAAACACGGAACCGAGAGCGCCTGCCGCAGCGCGGGCTGCCTGCGCGTCGAAGGGCGTGACTACGAGGTCCAGGACGGCGACGTGATGCACTTCCGCTTCAACGTCTGA
- the nadA gene encoding quinolinate synthase NadA — MSSNTLQDPVIEKLRGLVPEIELASRAEVVHEIEALKIQRQALILGHNYMEPALFNTVPDITGDSLELCRKAAETTAPVIVFCGVRFMAETAKILNPERTVLLPAQVAGCSLAASITAEDVRQLRRRYPGVPIVAYINTYAEVKAEVDICCTSGNAARVVESLAGDTVIFLPDEYLARNVARDTGRHVILPVMHDSADGPAFPPDTDIERVMIGWRGRCEVHEQFSVADIEMVRAQFPNTRILAHPECSPEVTLASDFSGSTSEMTAYVRETEAESFLLLTECSMSDNIAAANPHKKMLGLCSVRCPHMNEIRLEDVRDSLIHMRQEIFVPEDIRVRALRSVTRMLEL, encoded by the coding sequence ATGTCCAGCAATACCCTGCAGGACCCCGTGATCGAGAAGCTGCGCGGCCTGGTCCCCGAGATCGAACTGGCCAGCCGCGCCGAAGTTGTGCACGAGATCGAGGCGCTCAAGATCCAGCGCCAGGCCCTGATCCTGGGGCACAACTACATGGAACCGGCCCTCTTCAACACGGTGCCGGACATCACGGGCGACAGCCTGGAACTGTGCCGCAAGGCCGCCGAAACCACCGCCCCGGTGATCGTGTTCTGCGGCGTGCGATTCATGGCCGAGACGGCCAAGATCCTCAACCCGGAACGCACCGTGCTGTTGCCCGCGCAGGTGGCGGGCTGCTCGCTGGCCGCCAGCATCACGGCCGAGGATGTGCGTCAGCTGCGTCGTCGCTACCCGGGCGTACCTATCGTGGCCTATATCAATACCTACGCCGAGGTCAAGGCCGAGGTGGACATCTGCTGCACTTCAGGCAACGCCGCGCGGGTGGTGGAAAGTCTGGCCGGCGACACGGTGATCTTCCTGCCCGACGAATACCTGGCCCGCAACGTGGCCCGTGATACCGGCCGACACGTGATCCTGCCCGTGATGCACGACTCGGCCGATGGCCCGGCCTTCCCGCCCGACACCGACATCGAGCGGGTGATGATCGGCTGGCGCGGGCGCTGCGAGGTGCACGAGCAGTTCAGCGTGGCCGATATCGAGATGGTGCGCGCCCAGTTCCCCAACACCCGCATCCTGGCCCACCCCGAATGCAGCCCCGAGGTGACTCTGGCCTCCGACTTCTCCGGCAGTACCAGCGAGATGACCGCGTACGTGCGCGAGACCGAGGCCGAGAGCTTCCTGCTGCTGACCGAGTGCTCGATGAGCGACAACATCGCCGCGGCCAACCCGCACAAGAAAATGCTGGGGCTGTGCTCGGTGCGCTGCCCGCACATGAACGAGATCCGGCTGGAAGACGTGCGCGACTCGCTGATCCACATGCGGCAGGAGATTTTCGTGCCGGAAGACATTCGCGTGCGCGCCCTGCGCTCCGTGACCCGCATGCTGGAACTGTAG
- the nadB gene encoding L-aspartate oxidase: MNRIDCPVLILGCGIAGSTAALQLADAGIRVTVVTRASLPEESNTYHAQGGIIYEGDDDSPELLQEDLLRAGDGVNNPLAARLLAEEGPRRVRQVLIDRVGVPFDRGPDGDLARIREAAHSSVRILHVGDSTGRSIEVALLNAIREHPNVTLLTRRTAVDLLTPAHHSLNPRDVYEPLSCCGAYVLDHASGRVDTILAATTVLATGGLGQVYLRTTNPEGSRGDGLAMANRAGARVVNCEYVQFHPTALYHDGKARFLISEAVRGAGAKLINRDGEAFMARHSPQWKDLAPRDEVARGIHREMIASGSTNVWLDLASALPAAEIRTRFPMIHKRCLEVGVDITSQPIPVVPAAHYFCGGVWTDLEGRTSIERLYAVGEVACTGLHGANRLGSASILEGLVWGCRVAEHIEARKDTPAPVEVADWEGPGENEPDPALVLQDMNSIRHMMWNYVSVVRTTPRLRRALRHLRTLETEIESFYRRSRISDTLIGLRNAVRSSVLITAAALANRKSMGCHYRE, encoded by the coding sequence ATGAACCGCATCGACTGTCCCGTGCTGATCCTGGGCTGCGGCATCGCCGGCAGCACGGCGGCCCTGCAACTGGCCGACGCGGGCATTCGGGTCACCGTGGTCACCCGGGCCTCGCTGCCCGAGGAAAGCAACACCTACCACGCCCAGGGCGGCATCATCTATGAGGGCGACGACGACTCGCCCGAGCTTTTGCAGGAAGATCTGCTGCGCGCGGGCGACGGCGTCAACAACCCGCTGGCGGCCAGACTGCTGGCCGAAGAAGGCCCCCGCCGTGTACGCCAGGTGCTGATCGACCGGGTGGGCGTGCCCTTCGACCGTGGCCCCGACGGCGACCTGGCCCGCATCCGCGAGGCGGCCCATTCCAGCGTGCGCATCCTGCATGTGGGCGACAGCACCGGCCGTTCCATCGAAGTAGCCCTGCTCAACGCGATCCGCGAGCACCCCAATGTGACCCTGCTGACCCGGCGCACCGCCGTGGACCTGCTGACCCCCGCCCATCACAGTCTGAACCCGCGCGATGTCTACGAACCCCTGAGCTGCTGCGGCGCCTATGTGCTCGATCACGCCAGCGGCCGCGTGGACACGATTCTGGCCGCTACCACGGTACTCGCCACGGGCGGACTGGGCCAGGTTTACCTGCGCACCACCAACCCAGAGGGCTCGCGCGGGGACGGTCTGGCGATGGCCAACCGCGCTGGCGCCCGCGTGGTCAACTGCGAGTACGTGCAGTTTCACCCCACGGCCCTGTACCACGACGGCAAGGCGCGCTTCCTGATTTCCGAGGCGGTGCGCGGCGCGGGCGCGAAACTGATCAACCGCGACGGCGAAGCCTTCATGGCCCGCCATTCTCCCCAGTGGAAGGACCTGGCCCCCCGCGACGAAGTGGCCCGCGGCATCCACCGCGAGATGATCGCCAGCGGCAGCACGAATGTCTGGCTGGATCTGGCCTCGGCCCTGCCCGCCGCCGAGATCCGCACCCGCTTTCCGATGATTCACAAACGCTGCCTGGAAGTGGGCGTGGACATCACGAGCCAGCCGATCCCCGTGGTGCCCGCCGCCCACTACTTCTGCGGCGGTGTCTGGACCGATCTGGAAGGCCGCACCAGCATCGAGCGACTGTACGCCGTGGGCGAAGTGGCCTGCACGGGCCTGCACGGCGCCAACCGCCTGGGCAGCGCCTCGATTCTGGAAGGCCTGGTCTGGGGCTGCCGGGTGGCCGAGCACATCGAAGCCCGCAAGGACACACCGGCCCCCGTCGAGGTGGCCGACTGGGAAGGCCCCGGCGAGAACGAGCCCGACCCCGCCCTCGTGCTGCAGGACATGAATTCGATCCGCCACATGATGTGGAACTACGTCAGCGTGGTGCGCACTACTCCCCGCCTGCGCCGCGCCCTGCGCCACCTGCGCACCCTTGAAACCGAGATCGAAAGCTTCTACCGCCGCTCCCGCATCTCCGACACCCTGATCGGCCTGCGCAACGCCGTGCGCAGCTCAGTCCTGATCACGGCCGCCGCGCTGGCGAATCGAAAGTCGATGGGGTGTCATTACCGGGAATAG
- a CDS encoding transposase, with protein sequence MRNDFSHPELRRRVRVLRIFPNWACCLRLVSALAMEFDEDWQTDRRCLNMAPSAESEETGWKNAG encoded by the coding sequence TTGCGAAATGACTTCTCGCATCCGGAGCTTCGCCGCCGCGTGCGTGTGCTGCGGATCTTTCCAAACTGGGCCTGTTGCCTGCGGCTGGTCTCGGCTCTGGCGATGGAGTTCGACGAGGATTGGCAGACCGACCGGCGCTGTCTCAACATGGCGCCATCGGCCGAATCCGAAGAAACGGGCTGGAAGAACGCCGGCTGA
- a CDS encoding type II toxin-antitoxin system Phd/YefM family antitoxin has product MITYTYSEARQKLASLLDRAQLDGEVLVRRKDGQLFTIRPMKINESPLDVDGIDTDMSMEELMEIQREMRERPV; this is encoded by the coding sequence ATGATCACGTACACATATTCTGAAGCGCGACAAAAGCTTGCTTCTCTTCTGGATCGCGCCCAATTGGATGGCGAAGTGCTTGTGCGAAGGAAAGATGGTCAATTGTTCACCATTCGTCCGATGAAGATCAATGAGTCACCACTTGATGTCGACGGGATCGATACTGATATGAGCATGGAAGAGCTCATGGAGATCCAACGGGAAATGCGCGAACGACCTGTGTGA
- a CDS encoding BrnA antitoxin family protein: MKDEYDFSAAKPNPYARKLKTSVTIRLEPEIIIYFKQLAEESGIPYQTLINLFLRECALTKKKPRINWAS, translated from the coding sequence ATGAAAGATGAATACGATTTCAGTGCTGCCAAGCCCAATCCCTACGCCAGGAAGCTCAAGACATCGGTCACCATCCGGCTGGAGCCGGAGATCATCATCTATTTCAAGCAGCTCGCCGAGGAATCCGGCATTCCCTACCAGACACTGATCAACCTTTTCCTGCGCGAGTGCGCTCTCACGAAGAAGAAACCCAGAATCAACTGGGCCTCCTGA
- a CDS encoding BrnT family toxin — translation METIQFSWDEPKARSNQRKHGISFEEAKTAFSDERALLIADPEHSREEDRFILLGMSVTLRLLVVCHCYREDEHHIRIISARKATRNETRFYAKGVRP, via the coding sequence GTGGAGACGATTCAATTCAGCTGGGACGAGCCGAAGGCGAGGTCCAATCAGCGCAAGCACGGCATTTCCTTCGAGGAGGCGAAGACTGCCTTCTCGGATGAACGGGCTCTGTTGATTGCGGACCCCGAGCATTCCAGGGAGGAGGATCGCTTCATCCTGCTGGGAATGAGCGTAACCCTGCGGCTGCTGGTCGTGTGCCACTGCTACCGGGAAGACGAGCATCACATCCGGATCATTTCGGCCCGCAAGGCCACCCGCAATGAGACCCGATTCTACGCGAAGGGTGTACGACCATGA